In Balaenoptera acutorostrata chromosome 12, mBalAcu1.1, whole genome shotgun sequence, a single window of DNA contains:
- the ITGB1BP1 gene encoding integrin beta-1-binding protein 1 isoform X1, whose product MFRKGKKRHSSSSSQSSEISTKSKSVDSSLGGLSRSSTVASLDTDSTKSSGRSNSNPDTCAEFRIKYVGAIEKLKLPEGGSLEGPLDLINYIDVAQQDGKLPFVPLEEEFIMGVSKYGIKVSTSDQYDVLHRHALYLIIRMVCYDDGLGAGKSLLALKTTDASNEEYNLWVYQCHSLEQAQAICKVLSTAFDSVLTSEKP is encoded by the exons ATGTTTCGGAAAGGGAAAAAGCGACACAGCAGTAGCAGCTCCCAGAGTAGTGAAATCAGTACTAAGAGCAAG TCTGTAGACTCCAGCCTTGGGGGGCTTTCTCGATCCAGCACCGTGGCGAGCCTCGATACCGATTCCACCAAGAGCTCAG GACGAAGCAACAGTAATCCAGATACCTGTGCAGAATTCCGAATAAAATACGTTGGTGCCATTGAGAAACTGAAACTCCCCGAGGGGGGAAGTCTCGAAGGGCCGCTAGACCTGATAAATTATATAGATGTCgcccag caAGATGGAAAGTTGCCTTTCGTTCCTCTGGAGGAAGAATTTATTATGGGAGTTTCCAAGTATGGTATAAAAGTATCCACATCAGATCAGTAT GATGTTTTGCATCGGCATGCTCTATATTTAATCATCCGGATGGTGTGTTATGATGATGGTCTGGGGGCAGGAAAAAGCTTATTGGCCCTGAAGACCACAGATGCGAGCAACGAAGAATACAACCTGTGGGTTTACCAGTGCCACAGCCTG GAACAAGCACAAGCAATCTGCAAAGTTTTATCCACTGCATTTGACTCTGTATTGACATCTGAGAAACCATGA
- the ITGB1BP1 gene encoding integrin beta-1-binding protein 1 isoform X2, with translation MFRKGKKRHSSSSSQSSEISTKSKSVDSSLGGLSRSSTVASLDTDSTKSSGRSNSNPDTCAEFRIKYVGAIEKLKLPEGGSLEGPLDLINYIDVAQLKILIDIFESRVTILQAAFTCPKPWGAGNTRHIQHPARWKVAFRSSGGRIYYGSFQVWYKSIHIRSV, from the exons ATGTTTCGGAAAGGGAAAAAGCGACACAGCAGTAGCAGCTCCCAGAGTAGTGAAATCAGTACTAAGAGCAAG TCTGTAGACTCCAGCCTTGGGGGGCTTTCTCGATCCAGCACCGTGGCGAGCCTCGATACCGATTCCACCAAGAGCTCAG GACGAAGCAACAGTAATCCAGATACCTGTGCAGAATTCCGAATAAAATACGTTGGTGCCATTGAGAAACTGAAACTCCCCGAGGGGGGAAGTCTCGAAGGGCCGCTAGACCTGATAAATTATATAGATGTCgcccag CTCAAAATACTGATTGATATTTTTGAGAGCCGAGTAACCATTCTTCAAGCAGCATTTACTTGTCCAAAGCCCTGGGGCGCTGGGAATACCAGACATATCCAACACCCGG caAGATGGAAAGTTGCCTTTCGTTCCTCTGGAGGAAGAATTTATTATGGGAGTTTCCAAGTATGGTATAAAAGTATCCACATCAGATCAGTAT GA